A region from the Gossypium hirsutum isolate 1008001.06 chromosome A08, Gossypium_hirsutum_v2.1, whole genome shotgun sequence genome encodes:
- the LOC107953342 gene encoding monothiol glutaredoxin-S9, translating into MDKVMRLASEKDVVVFSKSSCCLCYAITILFQELGVTSTVHEIDQDPEGREMEKTLVRLGCNAPVPAIFVGGRLVGSTNEVMSLHLSGGLIPMLKPYQTWC; encoded by the coding sequence ATGGACAAGGTGATGAGATTGGCTTCAGAGAAAGATGTTGTGGTATTCAGCAAGAGCTCATGTTGCCTGTGTTATGCAATCACCATTCTATTTCAAGAGCTCGGGGTAACCTCAACAGTCCACGAGATCGATCAAGACCCCGAAGGCAGGGAAATGGAGAAAACTCTCGTGAGGTTGGGGTGTAATGCGCCAGTTCCGGCCATCTTTGTTGGCGGAAGGCTCGTAGGGTCAACCAATGAAGTCATGTCCCTCCATCTAAGTGGAGGGCTGATACCTATGCTGAAGCCTTATCAAACTTGGTGTTAA
- the LOC121204465 gene encoding glutaredoxin-C11, whose translation MDRVRELASKKAAVIFTKSSCCMCYSIKTLFYELGASPAIHELDQDPYGRDMERALRALGCDPSVPAVFIGGRFVGSSKDVISLHVDGSLKQMLKDAKAIWF comes from the coding sequence ATGGACAGAGTACGAGAGCTGGCATCGAAGAAGGCCGCGGTGATATTCACCAAGAGTtcatgttgcatgtgctatagcATCAAGACACTTTTTTATGAGCTTGGTGCTAGCCCTGCAATCCATGAGCTCGACCAAGATCCGTACGGGAGAGATATGGAGAGGGCCCTGCGAGCTTTAGGATGCGATCCCTCGGTCCCTGCCGTGTTCATAGGTGGAAGATTTGTAGGCTCGTCGAAGGATGTCATATCGCTTCACGTGGATGGATCGCTGAAACAAATGCTCAAGGATGCAAAGGCCATCTGGTTCTGA